One window from the genome of Enterococcus haemoperoxidus ATCC BAA-382 encodes:
- a CDS encoding peptidoglycan amidohydrolase family protein has protein sequence MANIESVINWFRTREGKVTYDMAYPNRLGPNSYDCSSAVYYALIEAGFLPKGTGIGSTESLYTLEGTLLQRISRSEVRRGDIFISGGKGTSAGANGHTGVFVSNSRIIHCNYGSNGISETSTEGGWMGGPPNDFYRLKGSTPEQTKKGEITMQCLYTKPLSGGSSGIFYFNGVDTVHIQHMDTVKLLKQIYKANNGKDIPEYTWNSKEPWYTRLEQVAPNRK, from the coding sequence TTGGCAAATATCGAATCAGTAATAAATTGGTTTAGGACAAGGGAAGGCAAAGTAACATATGACATGGCTTACCCTAATCGGTTAGGCCCAAACAGTTATGACTGTAGTTCAGCAGTGTATTACGCACTGATTGAAGCAGGGTTTCTTCCGAAAGGAACAGGAATAGGTAGCACAGAATCGTTGTATACATTAGAAGGGACATTGCTACAACGTATCTCACGTTCAGAGGTACGAAGAGGCGATATATTTATCTCAGGTGGCAAAGGAACAAGTGCAGGAGCTAATGGACATACAGGGGTATTTGTAAGTAATAGTCGAATTATTCATTGTAACTATGGATCAAACGGGATTTCAGAAACGTCAACAGAAGGCGGTTGGATGGGTGGTCCACCAAATGATTTTTACAGACTTAAAGGATCAACACCAGAACAAACAAAAAAAGGAGAGATAACTATGCAATGTTTATATACGAAACCATTAAGTGGAGGTTCATCAGGAATTTTTTATTTCAATGGCGTTGACACAGTACACATCCAACATATGGATACAGTGAAATTGTTAAAACAAATTTATAAAGCTAATAATGGTAAAGATATTCCAGAATATACTTGGAATTCAAAAGAGCCATGGTACACTAGATTAGAACAAGTTGCACCAAACCGTAAATAA
- a CDS encoding phage tail tip lysozyme: MATQEQTAKQIWDYFLGQGWTKEAIAGLLGNIQSESSVIADRWQGDIIGNMNGGYGLVQWTPATKYIDWATQNGLVYQDVISQCRRIQWEVERNIQWFPNPERLDLVNISFREFTQLKNVKLAAEYFIAFYEHPEYPNQPARARQAENWYNLLKNTSGVTPEQTKKGEISMQCLYTKPLSGGSAGIFYFNGIDTVHIQHMDTVKLLKQIYKANNGKDIPEYTWNSKEPWYARLEQVAPNRK; the protein is encoded by the coding sequence ATGGCTACTCAAGAACAAACAGCTAAACAAATCTGGGACTATTTTCTAGGGCAAGGATGGACAAAAGAAGCTATAGCAGGTCTTTTAGGAAATATACAATCTGAAAGTAGTGTTATTGCAGATCGATGGCAAGGGGATATTATTGGAAATATGAACGGTGGATATGGATTAGTTCAATGGACACCAGCAACTAAGTATATTGACTGGGCAACTCAAAATGGGTTAGTTTATCAAGATGTGATAAGTCAGTGTCGACGTATTCAGTGGGAGGTTGAACGGAATATTCAATGGTTCCCTAACCCTGAACGTCTTGACTTAGTGAATATTTCATTTAGAGAATTTACACAACTTAAAAATGTAAAACTTGCTGCGGAATATTTTATAGCATTTTATGAACACCCGGAATATCCTAATCAACCAGCAAGAGCTAGACAAGCTGAAAATTGGTATAATTTATTAAAAAACACTAGTGGAGTAACACCAGAACAAACAAAAAAAGGAGAGATAAGTATGCAATGTTTATATACGAAACCATTAAGTGGAGGTTCAGCCGGGATTTTTTATTTCAACGGCATTGATACAGTGCACATCCAACATATGGATACAGTGAAATTGTTAAAACAAATTTATAAAGCTAATAATGGTAAAGACATTCCAGAATATACTTGGAATTCAAAAGAGCCATGGTACGCTAGATTAGAACAAGTCGCACCAAATCGTAAATAA
- a CDS encoding DUF2798 domain-containing protein, translated as MPQNKKEGIFFTTIVCFSMVISMSAYNLLLHGQFSLSNLFGGLVPGFIVAFIFDVLVVSSPAKKIAFSLPVNKEKKIQLIIAVSSCMVLGMVFFMSMYGVFMQFGFTENFLRYYVDAFAKNLIMALPLQLLLVGPLCRMILSMSRQSNWLKETND; from the coding sequence ATGCCACAAAACAAAAAAGAAGGAATATTTTTTACAACAATTGTCTGTTTTTCTATGGTGATTTCAATGAGTGCCTATAATCTCTTACTACACGGACAATTTTCATTAAGTAATTTATTCGGTGGACTAGTGCCAGGATTTATCGTAGCGTTTATATTTGATGTCTTAGTAGTTTCATCGCCAGCTAAAAAAATTGCCTTTTCTTTGCCTGTCAATAAAGAGAAGAAAATTCAGCTGATCATTGCAGTTTCTAGCTGTATGGTTTTAGGAATGGTCTTTTTTATGTCAATGTATGGTGTTTTTATGCAGTTTGGTTTTACAGAAAATTTCTTGCGTTATTATGTTGATGCATTCGCTAAAAACCTTATTATGGCTTTGCCGCTACAGTTATTGCTAGTAGGTCCACTCTGTAGAATGATCTTAAGTATGAGTCGGCAAAGTAACTGGTTAAAAGAAACGAATGATTAA
- a CDS encoding pyridoxamine 5'-phosphate oxidase family protein, whose protein sequence is MEIHERIVRLLNSSTVFLISTIDKRDFPTVITVSEPLWREGLLKLQFYLDANGETVKNIRCNPNGSVCCYEEIEHESLLLKGKFTVEQIESLDVIEPKLSTYQKELNHSEPVLVNFETWTARIHMDKKTKDIIV, encoded by the coding sequence ATGGAAATACATGAGCGAATTGTCAGGTTATTAAATTCAAGTACAGTATTTTTGATTTCAACAATTGATAAACGTGATTTCCCAACGGTTATTACTGTTTCAGAACCGTTATGGAGAGAAGGCTTGTTGAAGCTACAGTTTTATTTGGATGCTAATGGAGAAACCGTTAAAAATATTCGATGTAATCCCAATGGTTCTGTTTGTTGTTATGAGGAGATTGAACATGAAAGTCTGCTTTTAAAAGGGAAGTTTACAGTTGAACAAATTGAATCACTTGACGTAATCGAACCCAAACTATCAACTTACCAAAAAGAATTGAATCACTCAGAACCTGTTTTGGTGAACTTTGAGACTTGGACTGCTAGGATTCATATGGATAAAAAAACAAAAGACATTATTGTCTAG
- a CDS encoding metallophosphoesterase — translation MKKRYFFYLFLLAIIGIILYAFFIEPKRIVTRNYTVGNNDGQKPVKVIQISDIHIQEKYPAAQLEKIVTKVNNEKPDIILFTGDLFDNYALYGPAEEVTKALSRLSAPLGKYAVWGNHDYGGAAAHVYPEILGAADFQLLENSGTNVSLPNGKSLYIAGLDDSLLGNSSVNDALADRQSEYTILLSHEPDKADSALDQNVQLILSGHSHGGQVKLPFLTIKNVMAEKYFEGFYNLANDTTLYVNTGLGTTKIPARFRVPPEIAVFDIYI, via the coding sequence ATGAAAAAAAGATACTTTTTTTACTTATTTTTATTAGCCATTATTGGTATAATTCTCTACGCTTTTTTTATAGAACCAAAAAGAATTGTTACCCGTAACTATACAGTTGGAAACAACGATGGTCAAAAACCTGTCAAGGTCATCCAAATTTCGGATATACATATTCAAGAAAAATATCCAGCAGCGCAATTAGAAAAAATTGTTACAAAAGTCAATAACGAAAAACCCGACATCATTTTATTTACTGGGGATTTATTTGATAACTACGCCTTATACGGTCCTGCCGAGGAAGTGACGAAAGCTTTAAGTCGTTTAAGTGCTCCTCTAGGCAAATATGCTGTTTGGGGAAACCATGATTATGGTGGAGCTGCGGCCCATGTTTATCCAGAAATCCTCGGAGCAGCTGATTTTCAACTATTGGAAAATTCCGGCACTAACGTTTCATTACCTAATGGAAAATCGCTTTATATCGCTGGATTGGATGATTCATTACTGGGAAACTCTTCTGTCAATGATGCCCTTGCCGATCGACAAAGTGAGTACACTATATTACTAAGTCACGAACCGGATAAAGCAGATTCAGCGCTTGATCAAAATGTTCAGCTGATATTATCTGGCCACAGTCATGGAGGACAAGTTAAACTACCTTTCCTAACGATCAAAAATGTGATGGCGGAAAAATATTTTGAAGGTTTTTACAACTTAGCAAATGATACAACGTTATACGTCAACACAGGATTAGGCACAACAAAAATTCCAGCACGTTTTAGAGTGCCTCCGGAAATCGCTGTTTTTGATATTTACATTTAA
- a CDS encoding M24 family metallopeptidase yields the protein MMVRINKLRDLMRKNDLSGFLITSPYNLRYLTNFTGTTGLAVITLDKAFFVTDFRYTEQAAEQAQGFEIIQNAGPIYDEVVAIAEKEQLANLAFEETFVSFAEYSLLEEITPCDLIPVAGLIEELREIKDEEEIAIIEKACSIADLGFKHILTVIKPGMTEIEIANQLDFYMRSLGATSVSFETIVASGLRSAMPHGVASEKIIEKGDLITLDFGCYYQGYVSDMTRTFAIGEPNSKLKDIYQIVLEAQLKVLDEAKPGLTGIQLDAIARDHIASYGYGEAFGHSTGHGIGLEIHEGPNVSFRADKQFVAGNVITDEPGIYLPGLGGVRIEDDLLITKDGNRVLTHSPKELIIL from the coding sequence ATGATGGTAAGAATAAATAAATTAAGAGATTTAATGAGAAAAAATGATCTCTCAGGTTTTTTGATCACGAGTCCGTATAATTTACGTTATCTAACAAATTTTACTGGAACAACAGGACTTGCAGTGATTACTTTAGATAAAGCTTTTTTTGTCACAGATTTTCGTTATACAGAACAAGCTGCAGAGCAAGCGCAAGGTTTTGAAATCATTCAAAATGCTGGTCCGATCTATGATGAAGTTGTAGCAATCGCTGAAAAGGAACAGTTGGCTAATCTAGCGTTTGAAGAAACTTTTGTCAGTTTTGCGGAATATAGTTTATTGGAAGAAATTACACCTTGTGATCTAATTCCGGTAGCAGGTCTAATCGAAGAATTACGTGAAATTAAAGACGAAGAAGAAATAGCGATCATTGAAAAAGCCTGCAGCATTGCTGATCTTGGGTTCAAACATATTTTAACAGTGATCAAACCTGGTATGACCGAAATCGAAATTGCCAATCAATTAGATTTTTACATGCGTTCTTTGGGCGCGACTAGCGTGTCTTTTGAAACAATCGTTGCAAGTGGTCTTCGTTCGGCAATGCCGCATGGTGTTGCTAGTGAAAAAATCATCGAAAAAGGTGATTTGATTACACTAGATTTTGGTTGTTACTATCAAGGGTACGTTTCAGATATGACTCGAACCTTCGCGATTGGCGAGCCGAATAGTAAATTAAAAGACATTTATCAAATCGTTTTAGAAGCGCAGTTAAAAGTATTAGATGAAGCAAAACCTGGTTTAACTGGAATTCAATTAGATGCGATTGCTCGTGATCATATTGCTTCCTATGGATATGGCGAGGCCTTTGGACATAGCACAGGTCATGGTATTGGCTTAGAAATCCATGAAGGACCAAATGTTTCCTTTAGAGCAGATAAACAATTTGTTGCTGGGAATGTGATCACAGATGAGCCTGGAATTTATTTACCTGGTCTTGGTGGCGTTAGGATCGAAGATGATTTGTTGATTACTAAAGATGGTAACCGTGTTTTGACACACTCACCTAAGGAATTGATAATTTTATAA
- a CDS encoding Asp23/Gls24 family envelope stress response protein, with the protein MTEEKNLVINTKDSLGEIVIAPEVIEVIIGIAASKVEGVYGMRGTFANNVTEFLGRAAHDKGVYLRAEEEGLKVDIYCYLNYGISVPKVALEMQDRVKQQVLFMTDIDLVEVNIHVVAVVPEKLPEPNFDELFPEDEEENE; encoded by the coding sequence ATGACTGAAGAAAAAAATCTAGTGATCAATACAAAAGATTCTTTAGGTGAAATTGTTATCGCACCAGAAGTAATAGAAGTCATTATTGGTATTGCAGCTTCTAAAGTAGAAGGTGTTTACGGCATGCGTGGAACATTTGCTAATAATGTAACAGAATTTCTTGGCCGTGCTGCTCACGATAAAGGCGTTTATTTAAGAGCTGAAGAAGAAGGTCTTAAGGTCGACATTTACTGTTACTTAAATTATGGTATCTCAGTACCTAAAGTAGCCTTAGAAATGCAAGATCGTGTAAAACAGCAAGTGTTGTTCATGACAGACATCGATTTAGTGGAAGTTAATATTCACGTAGTAGCAGTAGTTCCTGAAAAACTGCCTGAACCAAATTTTGATGAATTATTCCCGGAAGATGAGGAAGAAAATGAGTAA
- the nusB gene encoding transcription antitermination factor NusB — protein MSKPSFTRHEIREKALQALFPLDFNVDLTKQDAISYALELDDQEIISEDGEEFVPTYLDLLVGGVCDRKAELDEVIKKHLGNNWSITRIAKMDLIILRMAIFEMLYVGDVPNTVALDEAIELAKKYSDDRSRKFVNGVLANVMKDIDSK, from the coding sequence ATGAGTAAGCCAAGTTTCACTCGTCACGAGATTCGTGAAAAGGCGCTTCAAGCGTTGTTTCCTTTAGATTTTAATGTTGACTTAACAAAACAAGATGCAATTTCTTATGCATTGGAGTTAGATGATCAAGAAATCATTAGTGAAGATGGGGAAGAATTTGTCCCAACTTACTTAGATTTATTGGTGGGCGGCGTTTGTGATCGAAAAGCTGAACTTGACGAGGTTATCAAAAAGCATCTAGGTAACAACTGGTCGATCACACGTATTGCTAAGATGGATTTGATTATTTTACGCATGGCCATTTTTGAAATGCTTTACGTTGGGGATGTCCCTAACACAGTGGCTTTAGATGAAGCTATCGAGCTGGCAAAAAAATACAGTGATGACCGTTCAAGAAAATTCGTAAACGGTGTTTTAGCGAATGTGATGAAAGATATTGATTCAAAGTAG